A region from the Equus asinus isolate D_3611 breed Donkey chromosome 3, EquAss-T2T_v2, whole genome shotgun sequence genome encodes:
- the HAND2 gene encoding heart- and neural crest derivatives-expressed protein 2 — translation MSLVGGFPHHPVVHHEGYPFAAAAAAAAAAAASRCSHEENPYFHGWLIGHPEMSPPDYSMALSYSPEYASGAAGLDHSHYGGVPPGAGPPGLGGPRPVKRRGTANRKERRRTQSINSAFAELRECIPNVPADTKLSKIKTLRLATSYIAYLMDLLAKDDQNGEAEAFKAEIKKTDVKEEKRKKELNEILKSTVSSNDKKTKGRTGWPQHVWALELKQ, via the exons ATGAGTCTGGTAGGGggcttcccccaccacccggtgGTGCACCATGAAGGCTATCCgttcgccgccgccgccgccgccgctgcagccgccgccgccagccGCTGCAGCCACGAGGAGAACCCCTACTTCCATGGCTGGCTCATCGGCCACCCCGAGATGTCGCCCCCCGACTACAGCATGGCCCTGTCCTATAGCCCCGAGTACGCCAGCGGCGCCGCCGGCCTGGACCACTCCCATTACGGGGGGGTGCCGCCGGGCGCCGGGCCCCCGGGCCTGGGGGGGCCGCGCCCGGTGAAGCGTCGGGGCACAGCCAACCGCAAGGAGCGGCGCAGGACTCAGAGCATCAACAGCGCCTTCGCTGAACTGCGCGAGTGCATCCCCAACGTGCCCGCCGACACCAAACTCTCCAAGATCAAGACTCTGCGCCTGGCCACCAGCTACATCGCCTACCTCATGGACCTGCTGGCCAAGGACGACCAGAACGGCGAGGCGGAGGCCTTCAAGGCGGAGATCAAGAAAACAGatgtgaaagaagagaagaggaagaaggagctg aacGAAATCTTGAAAAGCACAGTGAGCAGCAACGACAAGAAAACCAAAGGCCGGACGGGCTGGCCGCAGCACGTTTGGGCCCTGGAGCTCAAGCAgtga